One genomic segment of Peromyscus leucopus breed LL Stock chromosome 23, UCI_PerLeu_2.1, whole genome shotgun sequence includes these proteins:
- the Tctn2 gene encoding LOW QUALITY PROTEIN: tectonic-2 (The sequence of the model RefSeq protein was modified relative to this genomic sequence to represent the inferred CDS: inserted 1 base in 1 codon), whose translation MGSLSPLGLLWGLLLLQDVLGPLRGDPVFIPPFIRMSSPEVSASLVGGGEDVTVSLTPLQVEKGVLPFPTCGGLSNDTGDWNVTVSPGVNGLEVTVRWRRGLHWCSVNGTASSAELPCILQTLLVSASHNASCLAHLLIQAEIYPNTSVTHSASDNTTVIPNQVYHPLGPCPCDLTAKACDIRCCCDQDCQPEVRELFQRXCFSGVFGGDVNPPSPQLCAAGPAHETPDWFPFLCVLSPPSTSPFLGHFYHGAISPRHDPAFEAHLHLDLRDFSDAGYKQGDPIMTTMGYFTVPQVSLAGQCLQDAPVAFLRNFDIKCAIDLEVHQERDGVVPEDVRIRTAGGLVTPTVTYEEATDLDKLISGPDRLLNSGSAPRNVNVEEHYVFRWQNNSISGLDITIIRAEVSAHQKGTVAQRFTVKFLSHNSGDEKESSGNPGYQLGKPVRALHANGTNVTALHLWRPAGRGLCASATLRPILFGENALAGCLLEVGINENCTQLRENVLQRLDLLIQATHVARRGNSDYGDLSDGWLEVLRVDAPDAGADLPLSRANGICPEVPAQLTIRFLVAEAGSVEGVFQQEILGVETRFSTVTWQYQCGLTCEDKADLLPLSASVQFIKIPAQMPRPPTRFQINFTEYDCTRNELCWPQLLYPLTQYYQGEPRSQCVAKALLLLALLMLATLLSHPWIRMCQGWHSAPIYH comes from the exons ATGGGATCTCTGTCACCGCTCGGCCTCCTTTGGGGGCTCCTCCTGCTGCAGGACGTCCTAGGACCGCTGCGTGGGGACCCGG TTTTCATCCCACCTTTCATCCGAATGTCCAGCCCTGAGGTCAGCGCGTCCCTGGTCGGAGGCGGTGAGGATGTCACCGTGTCTCTGACTCCGCTGCAGGTCGAGAAGG GAGTGTTACCATTTCCTACTTGTGGTGGTCTCAGCAATGATACAGGAGATTGGAATGTGACCGTGAGCCCTGGTGTG AACGGGCTGGAAGTGACAGTACGGTGGAGGAGGGGTCTGCACTGGTGCTCCGTGAACGGGACCGCCTCCTCCGCAGAGCTCCCGTGCATCCTGCAGACTCTGCTGGTTTCCGCCTCCCACAATGCATCCTGTTTAGCGCACCTGCTCATTCAGGCGGAGATTTACCCCAACACCTCTGTGACCCACAGTGCATCAG ATAACACGACTGTCATTCCTAACCAAGTCTATCATCCTCTGGGTCCCTGCCCTTGCGACTTGACAGCCAAGGCCTGTGACATTCGTTGCTGCTGTGACCAA GACTGCCAGCCGGAGGTGCGAGAGCTGTTCCAGC CCTGCTTCTCCGGCGTCTTCGGAGGGGACGtcaaccctccctccccccagctctgTGCAGCTGGCCCTGCTCATGAGACCCCCGACTGGTTTCCCTTCCTGTGTGTGCTCTCACCCCCGTCCACCTCACCGTTCCTCGGGCACTTCTACCACGGCGCCAT TTCCCCTAGACATGACCCCGCCTTTGAAGCCCATCTGCACCTCGACCTAAGAGACTTCTCGGATGCCGGTTACAAACAAGGAGATCCCATCATGACCACGATGGGGTATTTCACCGTCCCTCAG GTGTCCCTAGCCGGGCAGTGTCTGCAGGACGCCCCAGTGGCTTTCCTGAGGAATTTTGATATTAAATGTGCCATTGATCTGGAAGTGCACCAAGAGCGAGATGGCGTTGTCCCTGAGGATGTGAGGATCCGCACGGCAGGAG GCCTGGTCACACCAACAGTAACCTATGAGGAAGCCACTGACCTGGACAAGCTCATCTCTGGTCCAG ACAGACTTTTAAACAGTGGATCTGCCCCCAGAAATGTGAACGTGGAAGAGCATTATGTTTTCAGATGGCAGAATAATTCCATCAGCGGACTAGACATCACCATCATCAGGGCAGAAGTCAGTGCCCACCAGAAGG GAACAGTGGCCCAGAGATTCACAGTGAAGTTTTTAAGCCATAACAGTGGTGATGAGAAGGAATCTTCTGGAAATCCAG GTTACCAGCTTGGCAAGCCGGTCCGAGCCCTGCACGCCAACGGGACGAATGTCACTGCCCTACACCTCTGGCGGCCAG CTGGAAGGGGCTTGTGTGCATCAGCCACTCTGAGACCGATTTTGTTTGGAGAGAATGCACTCGCTGGCTGCCTGCTGGAGGTGGGGATTAATGAGAACTGTACGCAGCTCAG GGAGAACGTCCTCCAGAGGCTGGATTTGCTGATACAAGCGACACACGTCGCGAGGAGAGGCAACTCGGACTACGGCGATCTGAGTGATGGCTGGCTGGAGGTCCTAC GTGTTGACGCCCCTGATGCAGGTGCTGACCTGCCCCTGAGCCGCGCAAATGGCATCTGCCCGGAAGTCCCTGCCCAGCTCACCATCCGCTTCCTCGTTGCCGAAGCTGGGTCCGTGGAAGGGGTGTTTCAGCAGGAGATCCTCGGCGTGGAGACAAG GTTCTCCACAGTGACCTGGCAGTACCAGTGTGGGCTCACCTGTGAGGACAAGGCCGATCTCCTCCCTCTCAGTGCCTCAGTTCAGTTCATTAAAATCCCTGCGCAGATGCCCCGCCCTCCGACGAG GTTCCAGATCAACTTCACGGAGTATGACTGTACCCGGAATGAGCTGTGCTGGCCTCAACTTCTGTACCCTCTGACCCAGTATTACCAAG GAGAGCCCCGTTCCCAGTGTGTTGCCAaagccctgctgctgctggcccTCCTCATGCTGGCCACACTCCTCAGTCATCCTTGGATCAGAATGTGCCAAGGCTGGCACTCAGCCCCCATCTACCACTGA